Proteins encoded within one genomic window of Panicum virgatum strain AP13 chromosome 1N, P.virgatum_v5, whole genome shotgun sequence:
- the LOC120655128 gene encoding BURP domain-containing protein 6-like — MANLLTALLLLLVAAVIASGLYEDDPGGGGGGGRSSGGAKGAPAPPTGCSRSIKPKRPMGEEVWRGKDAREEEEEEEASPTYTLPLGSHLDTAFFLLNHLYPGSKMTLHFTRDAAAPMLPRAQADSIPFTSAKIREILSRLSVPAGSLAAEDIRSTLAECEAPPLSGVAAQRCATSFESMVDLAASCLGTRDIHLPAMSRLSLIKEGSSVPTQAYVVESIRLLLVAGGDIVACHRMPYPYAVFVCHMTKAAVYAVTLAGADRTKAEALTACHKDAWPQDKNIAVVPGALPVCHFLSQDSMLWVRK; from the exons ATGGCGAACCTACTCACAGCTCTCCTGCTCCTCTTG GTCGCTGCAGTGATAGCTTCAGGTCTGTATGAGGATGAcccgggtggcggcggcggcggcggtcgttcTAGCGGAGGAGCTAAGggggctccagcacctcctACTGGCTGCAGCAGGTCCATTAAGCCTAAGAGGCCCATGGGGGAGGAGGTGTGGAGGGGAAAGGATgcgagagaggaagaggaggaagaagaagccagCCCAACCTATACTTTGCCGCTAGGTTCACACTTGGACACGGCCTTCTTCCTTCTGAATCACCTTTACCCGGGCTCAAAGATGACCCTCCACTTCACCCGTGATGCCGCTGCACCCATGCTCCCACGCGCCCAGGCCGACTCCATCCCTTTCACCTCTGCCAAGATCCGGGAGATCCTCTCCCGCCTCTCCGTCCCAGCTGGCTCCCTGGCCGCCGAGGACATACGCTCCACCCTCGCCGAGTGCGAGGCCCCGCCGCTCTCCGGCGTGGCTGCCCAGCGCTGCGCCACCTCCTTCGAGTCCATGGTTGACCTCGCCGCCTCCTGCCTCGGCACCCGAGACATCCACCTGCCGGCGATGAGCAGGCTCAGCTTGATTAAGGAGGGGTCGTCGGTCCCGACACAGGCCTACGTGGTGGAGTCTATCAGGCTCCTGCTGGTGGCCGGCGGGGACATAGTTGCCTGCCACCGCATGCCCTACCCGTACGCTGTTTTTGTGTGCCACATGACCAAAGCCGCCGTGTACGCGGTGACCCTTGCCGGCGCTGACCGGACCAAGGCTGAGGCTCTGACGGCGTGCCACAAAGACGCGTGGCCACAGGACAAGAACATCGCCGTGGTGCCGGGGGCCTTGCCGGTGTGCCACTTCCTGTCCCAGGACAGCATGCTGTGGGTGCGCAAGTAA
- the LOC120655132 gene encoding uncharacterized protein LOC120655132 — MDHFLNLMKMPQTGNNQPPLSDYERTMNIERWREGTRAAHKLNVAERAAFCEQNNMTELELLQIEYGEDWWKQPLPLPPIIWKFELGKDLVAPEQIPNLPTRMRQLHSWYKMQKSKLFGASYLDEDLHKGEGRVWVDFEHLYHFYQQGALDVSIMTLWTVMESHKCRRCGINNIGFLDPSTVHENTVNLPSTVDYLYKAFLSMQDKRSILLSYNCFYHHVLLDINLNNSRIEVYDSRKRPLSLIQPVIDVVNKAFAKYRKKSKIHRPFWGDFTVEEAKYILKQPPGNNHCGFYVMHYMHCYTGDCRSAEMNTELDSRELLMGELVPLQEELAGWLVDYVVKPRSEYSII; from the exons ATGGACCATTTCTTAAACTTAATGAAAATGCCACAAACTGGAAATAATCAACCTCCGCTTTCAGACTATGAGCGAACTATGAATATAGAGAGGTGGCGTGAAGGAACCCGAGCTGCACACAAGTTAaatgtagctgaacgggccgcatTTTGTGAACAAAACAACATGACAGAGTTAGAACTTCTTCAAATTGAGTATGGAGAAGATTGGTGGAAACAACCATTGCCACTACCACCGATTATCTGGAAATTTGAATTGGGGAAAGATCTGGTGGCCCCAGAACAAATCCCGAATCTACCCACAAGAATGCGACAGTTGCATTCTTGGTACAAGATGCAAAAAAGTAAGCTATTTGGGGCAAgttatcttgatgaagatcttcaTAAGGGGGAAGGCAGAGTGTGGGTTGATTTCGAGCACTTGTATCATTTCTACCAACAGGGTGCTCTCGACGTCTCAATTATGACCTTGTGGACTGT aatGGAGTCACACAAATGTAGACGATGTGGGATTAACAATATAGGCTTCTTGGACCCTAGCACCGTACATGAGAACACAGTCAATTTACCAAGTACCGTTGACTACTTGTACAAAGCTTTCCTCTCCATGCAGGATAAAAGATCCATACTTCTTTCATACAATTGCTT TTATCATCATGTCCTACTCGATATCAACCTTAACAATAGTCGAATCGAGGTTTATGACTCACGAAAGAGGCCATTATCACTAATCCAGCCCGTCATTGATGTCGTCAACAA GGCCTTCGCTAAGTACCGTAAGAAAAGCAAAATCCATAGACCTTTTTGGGGAGACTTCACTGTAGAAGAGGCTAAATACATCCTCAAGCAGCCTCCGGGCAACAATCACTGTGGGTTCTATGTAATGCATTACATGCACTGCTACACCGGCGATTGCAGAAGCGCCGAAATG AACACTGAGTTGGATTCACGTGAATTGCTCATGGGCGAGCTAGTACCACTTCAAGAAGAACTAGCTGGATGGCTTGTGGACTACGTGGTGAAGCCAAGATCTGAGTACAGCATAATCTAG